From Candidatus Pedobacter colombiensis, one genomic window encodes:
- a CDS encoding DUF4397 domain-containing protein: MKNVNNLKTILKAFIAVLTVSVVFIACSKDKYEPQQVAGLSIINAFPAPDSLDFYIDQTRANNKALKFNSKIDYLNLFPGNRALSVAKRGSNRALISERFNLLSGVGYSIFVLDTVNTNTKKYLLTEDDLSAPATDKAKVRFINLSKDAPALSLIVNGKDTNLFTDKAFYEYTTFTTVDPGESVTFNVKAGDVVKTILPNVKIEKGKIYTIYAKGISTATVDSLKLGVAIYTHK, translated from the coding sequence ATGAAAAACGTAAATAATTTAAAAACGATATTGAAAGCCTTTATTGCCGTACTTACCGTGTCTGTAGTTTTTATTGCTTGTTCAAAAGATAAGTATGAGCCTCAACAGGTTGCAGGGCTCTCCATCATTAATGCCTTCCCAGCTCCTGATTCTTTAGATTTTTATATAGATCAAACAAGAGCAAATAATAAGGCCTTAAAATTCAATAGTAAAATTGATTATTTAAACTTGTTTCCTGGAAACAGAGCGCTAAGCGTAGCTAAAAGAGGATCAAATAGAGCTTTGATTTCTGAACGATTTAACCTGCTTTCGGGTGTAGGATACTCTATTTTTGTATTGGACACAGTGAATACAAATACTAAAAAATACCTTTTGACTGAAGATGATTTAAGTGCGCCTGCCACAGATAAAGCAAAAGTTCGTTTCATCAATTTAAGCAAAGATGCACCTGCGTTAAGCCTTATCGTTAATGGAAAGGATACCAACTTATTTACAGATAAAGCGTTTTATGAGTATACAACTTTTACTACTGTTGATCCTGGTGAAAGTGTGACATTTAACGTTAAAGCCGGAGATGTGGTTAAAACAATATTGCCAAATGTTAAAATAGAGAAGGGTAAAATCTATACCATTTACGCAAAAGGAATTTCGACGGCAACAGTAGACAGTTTGAAATTAGGAGTTGCAATTTACACACACAAATAA
- a CDS encoding RNA polymerase sigma factor: protein MLKFEDAIKGCLRNDNKSKEMVYKSFYGYLMGVTLRYVEDRNDAEELVNDSFIKIFKSIGQFSTPKDSDQLQKAFKGWIARISSRTAIDFLRSKKTFLYVDDITEEQQPLTELNAVSQLNVQDIMKLLNKLPETHKLIFNMYEIEGFSHEEISKMLNIPDSSCRVYLTRAKNKLRVLYKNSLMNSYEPTTIQNIRKI, encoded by the coding sequence ATGCTCAAGTTTGAGGACGCTATAAAAGGGTGCTTAAGGAATGATAATAAGAGTAAAGAAATGGTGTATAAATCATTTTACGGCTATTTAATGGGCGTAACTTTACGTTATGTGGAAGACAGAAATGATGCAGAGGAGTTGGTTAATGACAGTTTTATAAAGATTTTTAAAAGTATAGGTCAGTTTAGTACCCCAAAAGATAGTGATCAGTTGCAAAAAGCCTTTAAAGGCTGGATAGCTAGAATTTCATCCCGAACAGCTATTGATTTTTTACGCAGCAAAAAGACCTTTTTATATGTAGATGATATTACTGAAGAGCAGCAACCGCTTACTGAATTAAATGCGGTATCGCAGCTAAATGTGCAGGATATCATGAAACTATTAAATAAGTTACCCGAAACACATAAATTGATTTTTAATATGTATGAAATTGAAGGCTTTTCGCATGAAGAGATTTCAAAAATGCTAAACATCCCTGACAGCTCTTGCAGGGTTTATTTAACAAGAGCAAAAAACAAGTTGAGAGTGCTGTATAAAAACTCCCTGATGAATTCATATGAACCGACAACAATTCAAAATATCCGCAAAATATGA
- a CDS encoding RNA polymerase sigma factor — protein MKTREKEFLEHVETHKGIIHKISRMYMDDDDGQKDLFQEIICQLWKSYDSFNYQSKFSSWMYRVALNTAIVYFKKQKRKEYAYATIAQEIEIPTDDAETKEIQLAHFYKALQQLDKIEKALMFYFLEDYSHKEIGENLGISEGNARVKLSRAKHKLKELIKKQGYEF, from the coding sequence TTGAAAACAAGAGAAAAAGAATTTCTTGAACATGTGGAAACCCACAAAGGAATCATACATAAGATCTCCAGGATGTATATGGATGATGATGACGGCCAGAAAGATCTATTTCAGGAAATCATCTGCCAACTATGGAAATCGTACGACTCTTTTAACTATCAAAGCAAGTTTTCCTCCTGGATGTATCGTGTGGCACTTAATACAGCAATTGTGTATTTCAAAAAGCAAAAACGAAAAGAATATGCTTATGCCACAATTGCACAGGAAATAGAGATCCCAACGGATGATGCAGAAACCAAAGAAATACAGCTGGCACATTTTTACAAAGCATTACAACAGTTGGATAAAATAGAGAAGGCTTTGATGTTCTATTTTCTTGAAGATTACTCGCACAAAGAAATAGGAGAGAATCTGGGAATTAGTGAAGGAAATGCAAGGGTTAAACTGAGCAGAGCAAAACACAAATTAAAAGAACTTATAAAAAAACAAGGATATGAATTTTGA
- a CDS encoding TlpA disulfide reductase family protein, which produces MMKKIFNKKNIINGLFLGFLLALIFVPSAKALMIRGLMEIGLFRPSVERSTENVAPEAVADLSGIRFKDVSGRIVDLGSLKGKVIFLNFWATWCPPCQAEMPSVNKLYEQFKDDKEVVFILVDADSDFTKSQQFMDKKGYKLPVYNVASNIPEQIFKGSLPTTVVFDKQGRISYNEAGAANYASQKFIDFIKKLKESNI; this is translated from the coding sequence ATGATGAAGAAGATTTTTAATAAAAAGAACATTATAAATGGGTTGTTCCTTGGCTTTCTTTTGGCACTTATTTTTGTACCATCTGCAAAAGCCTTAATGATCCGCGGCTTGATGGAGATTGGTTTATTCAGGCCATCGGTTGAAAGGTCCACCGAAAATGTGGCTCCGGAAGCTGTAGCCGACCTTTCTGGTATTCGCTTTAAAGATGTTTCAGGTCGGATTGTTGATTTAGGAAGTTTAAAAGGAAAGGTTATTTTTCTGAATTTCTGGGCTACCTGGTGTCCACCATGTCAGGCCGAAATGCCATCTGTAAATAAGCTGTACGAACAGTTTAAGGACGATAAAGAGGTTGTTTTTATTTTGGTGGATGCTGACAGTGATTTTACAAAATCGCAGCAATTTATGGATAAGAAGGGTTATAAACTCCCCGTTTATAATGTCGCAAGCAATATCCCTGAGCAAATTTTTAAAGGGTCACTGCCTACTACAGTAGTGTTTGATAAACAGGGACGTATTTCTTACAATGAGGCAGGGGCTGCAAATTATGCAAGTCAAAAATTTATAGACTTTATAAAAAAGCTAAAGGAAAGTAACATTTAA
- a CDS encoding penicillin-binding protein activator LpoB produces MQVKKIMTIAAIAVSGMIITSCSRQVTRVSTDQTIDVSGNWNNTDSRLVAEEMTQTILGGKWLSTHLEQKQGKRPVVVVGVVKNKSHEHIDAETFVKDVEQAFIKSERVRLVQGGKKREELRGEKADQQDNATISTMKKFGLESGADYILQGSINSIVDSHKRKKVVYYQVNLELTDIQTNEVVWIGDKKIAKYVKN; encoded by the coding sequence ATGCAGGTAAAAAAGATAATGACTATTGCGGCTATTGCCGTTTCGGGGATGATAATTACTTCATGCTCGCGACAAGTAACACGTGTAAGCACCGATCAGACTATTGATGTAAGCGGTAACTGGAATAATACCGATTCCAGACTTGTTGCCGAAGAAATGACCCAGACTATTTTGGGCGGAAAGTGGTTATCAACTCACCTGGAACAGAAACAAGGCAAAAGACCGGTTGTTGTTGTTGGCGTAGTGAAAAACAAAAGCCATGAGCATATTGATGCCGAAACTTTTGTTAAAGATGTAGAGCAGGCTTTTATTAAAAGCGAGCGTGTGCGTTTGGTTCAAGGGGGTAAAAAAAGAGAAGAATTGCGTGGAGAGAAAGCAGATCAGCAGGACAATGCAACGATATCTACCATGAAAAAATTCGGCCTGGAAAGTGGAGCGGATTATATCCTTCAGGGATCCATCAACTCTATTGTGGATTCCCATAAACGCAAAAAGGTAGTATATTATCAGGTTAATTTAGAGCTTACCGATATCCAGACCAATGAAGTTGTTTGGATTGGAGATAAGAAAATAGCTAAATACGTTAAAAATTAG
- a CDS encoding YifB family Mg chelatase-like AAA ATPase has protein sequence MLIKTYGSAVFGVNALTITIEVSIGGGNRYHIVGLPDNAIKESLRRIESAIQSAGLKMPRQKIVINLAPADIRKEGSAYDLPIAIGILAASGQIESTEIEKYFIMGELSLDGSLHPIKGALPISIQARNAGFKGFILPCDNSREAAIVSELQIYGMRNLTEVAAFFNGTAHPEPVLVNTNNEFYNNVSNYEQDFSDVKGQENIKRALEIAAAGGHNLILIGPPGAGKTMLAKRLPTILPPLNLQEALETTKIHSVAGKLSAAESLMTERPYRSPHHTISDMALVGGGANPQPGEISLAHNGVLFLDELPEFKRSVLEVMRQPLEDRAVTISRARLSVEYPASFMLIASMNPCPCGFYNHPEKECTCGSGLVQKYLSKISGPLLDRIDLHVEVTPVNFKELTSAFETEKSATIRERVIKARTVQDIRFNTTKNLYYNAQMSPNMVRNICKINDAGQSLIKAAMEKLGLSARAYDRILKVSRTIADLAESKDIKLEHLAEAIHYRSLDRDSWSG, from the coding sequence ATGCTGATAAAAACCTATGGCAGCGCTGTTTTTGGCGTGAATGCCCTGACCATTACCATTGAAGTAAGTATAGGCGGGGGAAATAGATACCATATTGTTGGTTTGCCCGACAACGCCATTAAGGAAAGTCTGAGAAGGATTGAAAGTGCCATACAATCTGCCGGACTTAAAATGCCCCGGCAAAAAATTGTAATCAACCTGGCCCCAGCGGACATCCGCAAAGAGGGTTCAGCTTATGACCTTCCAATTGCGATTGGCATTTTAGCAGCTTCAGGGCAAATAGAAAGCACAGAGATAGAAAAATACTTTATTATGGGTGAACTATCCTTAGACGGCAGCTTACACCCTATAAAAGGCGCGCTACCCATCTCCATACAAGCTCGTAACGCAGGCTTCAAAGGTTTTATACTCCCATGTGACAATTCACGCGAAGCTGCAATTGTAAGCGAACTCCAGATATATGGTATGCGCAACTTAACAGAAGTCGCTGCTTTTTTTAATGGCACCGCACATCCTGAGCCTGTGCTGGTCAATACCAATAATGAATTTTACAATAATGTAAGCAATTATGAGCAGGACTTTTCGGATGTAAAGGGTCAGGAAAATATAAAAAGAGCATTGGAAATCGCCGCTGCCGGCGGGCACAATCTGATTCTGATTGGACCTCCGGGTGCCGGAAAAACTATGCTTGCCAAACGCCTACCTACAATTCTACCACCCTTAAATCTTCAGGAGGCACTGGAGACTACCAAAATACATTCAGTCGCCGGAAAGCTAAGTGCAGCAGAGTCGCTAATGACAGAACGCCCTTATCGAAGTCCGCATCATACGATTTCAGACATGGCTTTGGTTGGCGGAGGGGCAAATCCGCAGCCCGGAGAAATCTCACTGGCCCACAATGGGGTACTATTTTTAGATGAATTACCGGAGTTTAAACGCAGTGTGCTGGAAGTGATGCGTCAGCCCCTTGAAGACCGCGCTGTAACCATTTCCAGAGCACGCTTAAGTGTAGAATATCCTGCCAGTTTTATGCTCATTGCCTCAATGAACCCCTGTCCATGCGGTTTTTATAACCATCCGGAAAAAGAATGTACCTGCGGTTCGGGCCTTGTTCAGAAATACCTCAGCAAAATCTCTGGCCCTCTGTTAGACCGTATTGATTTACATGTAGAAGTAACACCAGTAAATTTTAAGGAACTGACCTCGGCTTTCGAAACAGAAAAGAGTGCTACAATTAGAGAAAGAGTAATCAAGGCCCGTACTGTTCAAGACATACGTTTTAACACCACTAAAAACCTTTATTACAATGCACAAATGAGTCCCAATATGGTGCGAAACATCTGCAAAATAAATGATGCAGGGCAAAGCTTAATTAAAGCCGCTATGGAAAAACTGGGCCTTTCAGCCCGTGCTTATGATCGCATTTTAAAGGTATCAAGAACCATTGCCGACCTTGCCGAAAGCAAAGACATTAAATTAGAGCATTTGGCAGAGGCAATACATTACCGTAGTCTTGACCGGGATAGCTGGTCCGGTTAA
- the ffh gene encoding signal recognition particle protein gives MFENLQDKLDRAFKVLKGQGSITEINVAETMKEIRKALLDADVNYKTAKSFTDEVKEKALGLNVLTAVSPGQLLTKVMNDELTALMGGEVTELDLKTNPTIILIAGLNGAGKTTFTGKLALYLKSKGKKPLLVAGDVYRPAAVDQLQILAEQVGVPVYANKDSKNPVAIALEGIAEGKKNNNNVIIIDTAGRLSIDESLMNEISEVKAQTKPHEILFVVDAMTGQDAVNTAKVFNDRLDFTGVVLTKLDGDTRGGAALSIKSVVNKPIKFIGTGEKMEALDVFYPERMASRILGMGDVVSLVERAQQQFDEKEAAELQKKIRKNKFDFNDFYNQIQQIKKMGNMKDLMGMIPGVGKMMKNVEIEDDAFKNVEAIIQSMTKFERENPDSIQQSRRLRIAKGSGNKIEEVTKLIKQFEDMRKVMKQFSNPATAARMMKNMPKMPQR, from the coding sequence ATGTTTGAAAATTTACAGGATAAACTAGATCGTGCGTTTAAAGTTTTAAAAGGACAAGGAAGCATTACAGAAATCAACGTGGCCGAAACCATGAAAGAGATCCGTAAGGCTTTATTAGATGCCGACGTAAACTACAAAACAGCAAAAAGCTTTACCGATGAGGTAAAAGAAAAGGCTTTAGGCTTAAACGTACTTACAGCTGTTTCTCCAGGTCAATTACTGACCAAGGTAATGAACGATGAGCTGACTGCCTTAATGGGTGGTGAGGTTACCGAGCTGGACTTAAAAACAAATCCTACCATTATATTAATTGCGGGTTTAAACGGAGCGGGTAAAACTACTTTTACGGGTAAACTAGCGCTTTACTTAAAAAGCAAAGGCAAAAAACCGCTATTAGTGGCGGGCGACGTATACCGTCCGGCAGCAGTAGACCAGCTACAAATTTTAGCAGAACAGGTTGGCGTTCCTGTTTATGCAAATAAAGACTCTAAAAATCCGGTAGCGATAGCCCTTGAAGGTATTGCCGAAGGTAAAAAGAACAATAACAACGTCATCATCATTGATACCGCAGGCCGTTTATCGATCGACGAAAGTTTGATGAATGAGATTTCAGAAGTAAAAGCACAGACGAAACCTCACGAAATCTTATTTGTAGTAGATGCCATGACCGGTCAGGATGCCGTTAATACCGCAAAAGTTTTTAACGACAGACTTGACTTTACCGGAGTTGTATTAACCAAATTAGATGGTGATACACGCGGTGGTGCCGCCCTTTCCATTAAATCTGTAGTCAACAAACCGATCAAATTTATCGGTACTGGCGAAAAGATGGAAGCCCTTGATGTGTTCTATCCAGAAAGGATGGCTTCACGTATTTTAGGGATGGGTGACGTGGTTTCATTGGTTGAACGTGCACAACAGCAGTTTGACGAAAAAGAAGCCGCAGAACTTCAGAAAAAGATCCGTAAGAACAAGTTCGATTTTAATGACTTCTACAACCAAATCCAGCAGATTAAAAAAATGGGTAACATGAAAGACCTGATGGGCATGATACCGGGTGTTGGAAAAATGATGAAGAACGTCGAAATTGAGGATGATGCCTTTAAAAATGTGGAGGCCATTATTCAATCAATGACCAAATTTGAACGTGAAAACCCGGATAGTATTCAACAAAGCAGACGACTGCGTATTGCCAAGGGATCAGGAAATAAAATAGAAGAAGTTACCAAACTCATCAAACAGTTTGAGGATATGCGCAAGGTAATGAAACAATTCTCTAATCCGGCTACAGCAGCCAGGATGATGAAGAATATGCCAAAAATGCCACAGCGCTAA
- a CDS encoding DUF3078 domain-containing protein, whose translation MKIFYACLLLVFSGTTSLYAQEIDTIPINTKGLNIKLKRSPLPSRTGTIPFKPVGLDPVVVDARVNYWKTRTSVGINVNQATFSNNWKGGGVNSLAVGGIVNYKAEYSKEGYSYVSEVILEYGKVKNKDQLQKKTRDRIFWDNKAALQLSKNWYFFGSVNFESQFDSGFSYTKKDGNEVATLISKFMAPGYLTESMGFEYKPSKYFSTRIGTGTARQTFVLDSAVYFNSDGNKVSPKYGVEFGKKFKNELAFQIVSNFEKEIFTNTMLKARYQMFIPYDRALIEIDHRLDVSITSKLNRLMNVSLTCVGLFDKDNDPKIQGSQALALGVSFYFPR comes from the coding sequence ATGAAGATTTTTTATGCTTGCTTACTTTTAGTTTTTAGCGGTACTACCAGCCTGTATGCTCAGGAGATTGACACCATCCCAATTAATACCAAGGGGCTTAACATCAAATTAAAGCGCAGCCCACTGCCGTCAAGAACCGGAACAATCCCTTTTAAACCAGTAGGGTTAGACCCTGTAGTTGTGGATGCCCGGGTAAATTACTGGAAAACCAGAACTTCTGTAGGCATTAATGTAAACCAGGCAACCTTTTCCAACAACTGGAAAGGCGGGGGAGTAAATTCTCTTGCGGTAGGTGGTATTGTCAATTATAAAGCTGAATACAGCAAGGAAGGCTATAGTTACGTAAGCGAGGTAATTCTTGAATATGGCAAGGTTAAAAATAAAGATCAGTTGCAAAAGAAAACCCGTGATCGGATTTTCTGGGACAATAAAGCTGCATTGCAATTATCTAAAAACTGGTACTTCTTCGGCTCGGTCAATTTTGAATCGCAATTTGATTCTGGATTCTCCTATACAAAGAAGGATGGGAACGAAGTGGCGACCTTGATCTCCAAATTCATGGCACCCGGCTATCTGACAGAATCAATGGGTTTTGAGTATAAACCCAGTAAATATTTTTCTACCCGAATTGGTACGGGTACAGCGAGACAAACGTTTGTGTTGGACTCAGCAGTTTATTTTAACTCAGATGGCAATAAGGTATCACCAAAATACGGAGTTGAATTTGGCAAGAAATTTAAGAACGAGCTGGCTTTCCAGATTGTAAGTAATTTCGAAAAAGAGATTTTCACCAACACGATGCTTAAAGCAAGGTACCAGATGTTTATTCCTTACGATAGGGCTTTAATAGAAATTGACCACCGCTTGGATGTTTCCATAACATCCAAATTAAACCGACTGATGAACGTTTCACTAACCTGCGTTGGCTTGTTTGACAAAGATAACGATCCGAAGATACAAGGGAGCCAGGCGCTCGCACTTGGTGTGTCGTTCTACTTCCCACGTTAA
- a CDS encoding glucosaminidase domain-containing protein yields the protein MNNKILLALLVVVSFSACKSRKYSRNNRQIEKAANKANPEAKSYTTLNYIESFKTVAIEEMNKNGIPASITLAQGIIESGSGNSSLAKYANNHFGIKCTSDWKGKGYYKEDDKVDDCFRVYNDARESYKDHSEFLKRKRYSALFQLDKNDYKNWALGLKQAGYATNPKYPDMLISVIDRYQLYQYDLPESEKDKIKREDKVFSEINANIPNEKKKFAPVETRPSKQVMKTPDTLRISAPIIADTNVQNNNPPIFKPGSYTVKQGDTLYGISKRFNVSIDTLKSLNNLSDTGIKIGQNLILR from the coding sequence ATGAACAACAAAATATTATTAGCATTACTCGTCGTTGTATCTTTTAGTGCCTGTAAATCCAGAAAATATAGCCGCAACAACAGACAAATAGAAAAAGCAGCCAATAAGGCCAATCCCGAAGCTAAATCATATACTACCCTCAACTACATTGAGTCTTTTAAAACTGTTGCCATAGAGGAAATGAACAAGAACGGCATCCCGGCAAGTATTACCCTGGCCCAGGGTATTATAGAATCCGGTAGCGGCAACAGCAGCCTGGCTAAATACGCGAACAACCATTTTGGCATTAAATGCACATCTGACTGGAAAGGGAAAGGCTATTATAAAGAAGACGACAAAGTTGACGACTGTTTTAGAGTATATAACGATGCGCGGGAATCTTATAAAGACCACTCGGAGTTTTTAAAAAGAAAGCGTTACAGTGCTTTATTTCAGCTGGATAAAAATGATTATAAAAATTGGGCTTTGGGCTTAAAGCAAGCTGGTTATGCTACTAATCCTAAATATCCGGATATGCTGATCAGCGTGATAGACAGATACCAGCTTTACCAGTACGATCTACCAGAGTCGGAAAAGGACAAAATCAAAAGAGAGGATAAGGTCTTTTCTGAAATCAATGCTAACATCCCTAATGAGAAAAAGAAATTTGCACCTGTGGAGACTCGGCCTTCAAAGCAAGTAATGAAAACGCCTGATACCTTAAGGATTTCTGCGCCCATAATAGCAGATACAAATGTGCAGAACAATAATCCACCCATATTTAAACCAGGCTCTTATACCGTTAAGCAAGGAGATACGCTCTATGGCATTTCTAAAAGGTTTAATGTGAGCATCGACACTTTAAAATCACTAAACAATCTTAGTGATACCGGAATTAAAATCGGGCAGAACCTCATCTTACGTTAA
- a CDS encoding glucosaminidase domain-containing protein, which produces MIKKALYFWLFLTCFTFSANAQTIEDYIHTYAEHAQELMRQHKIPASIILAVAIHESAAGTSKIARYLNNHFGIKGTNSNTEIRSSYRDYPTVNESYDHFLEFLKSRGSFSGLFDKYDQYDYKNWARGIQRGGYARSRIWASQIIGIIKKNDLEQYDERPDDYVEPVTVKVARSGKRKSTSRTYTVKRGDNLHNIAKARRTTPAVIMKKNGLKSHAIKPGQKLKL; this is translated from the coding sequence ATGATTAAAAAGGCACTGTACTTCTGGCTATTCCTAACCTGCTTTACTTTTAGCGCAAACGCGCAAACCATCGAAGATTACATTCATACTTATGCGGAGCATGCGCAAGAATTAATGCGTCAACATAAAATTCCAGCCAGTATTATTCTGGCTGTTGCCATTCATGAATCGGCTGCCGGAACCAGCAAAATAGCGCGCTACCTGAACAACCATTTCGGAATTAAGGGCACCAACAGCAATACTGAGATCCGCTCCTCATACCGGGACTACCCTACTGTAAATGAATCCTACGACCACTTTTTGGAATTTCTGAAAAGCAGAGGCTCCTTTAGTGGACTATTTGACAAATACGATCAGTACGATTATAAAAACTGGGCAAGAGGTATTCAACGGGGCGGATATGCCAGAAGTAGAATCTGGGCTTCGCAAATTATTGGCATCATTAAAAAGAATGATCTGGAACAATATGACGAGCGACCAGACGACTATGTAGAACCCGTTACCGTGAAAGTGGCCAGATCTGGTAAACGTAAGTCTACATCAAGAACATATACCGTTAAACGTGGCGACAACCTGCACAACATTGCAAAAGCGCGTCGTACAACCCCTGCAGTAATCATGAAAAAGAACGGTTTAAAGAGCCATGCCATTAAACCCGGACAAAAACTTAAATTATAA
- a CDS encoding O-methyltransferase, translating to MSLINEDMQQLLLNYCEPESKLLQRIDRETNLKVLMPRMLSGHYQGRVLSMLSKMVSPNRILEIGTFTGYATLCLAEGLTDNGFIYTLDINEELEEMVRSNFAQSDYNDKIKYILGDANETINALNETFDLVFIDADKKNNGTYYDLIFDRVRPGGLIIVDNVLWSGKVLNSNQDKDTKNITTFNDKILADKRVEKLILPVRDGLFVIRKK from the coding sequence ATGAGCTTAATTAATGAAGACATGCAGCAACTGCTGCTCAACTATTGTGAACCTGAAAGTAAATTACTGCAAAGGATAGACCGGGAAACGAACCTTAAAGTACTAATGCCCAGAATGCTTTCCGGGCATTATCAAGGCCGCGTATTGAGTATGCTGAGCAAAATGGTTAGCCCCAATAGGATCCTTGAGATTGGCACTTTTACCGGCTATGCTACGCTATGTCTGGCCGAAGGGTTAACCGATAACGGCTTCATTTATACACTTGATATCAATGAAGAACTGGAAGAAATGGTACGCAGTAATTTTGCCCAATCGGATTACAACGATAAAATAAAATACATTCTTGGTGATGCCAATGAAACCATCAATGCACTGAACGAAACTTTCGATCTGGTTTTTATTGATGCAGACAAAAAGAACAATGGCACTTACTACGACTTGATTTTTGACAGGGTAAGGCCCGGAGGATTGATCATTGTGGATAATGTACTGTGGAGTGGAAAAGTATTGAACAGTAACCAGGACAAGGACACTAAAAATATTACGACATTTAACGATAAGATTTTGGCAGACAAGCGTGTAGAAAAATTGATCCTCCCGGTTAGGGATGGTTTGTTTGTCATTAGAAAAAAATAA
- the ruvX gene encoding Holliday junction resolvase RuvX, which translates to MPRIIAFDYGTKRIGIAVTDPLQIIATGLDTIHPKDIIEYLKKYMLTEQVEAFVLGDPKQMDGSPSDSAQHVKGFAKTLKKTFPDIPQHWIDERFTSKLAHQTIMQSGLKKQDRRDKERVDTISATIILQYFMEKQRL; encoded by the coding sequence ATGCCCAGAATTATTGCTTTTGATTACGGAACCAAACGTATCGGAATAGCCGTTACAGACCCCCTGCAAATTATTGCAACTGGGCTAGACACCATACACCCTAAAGATATTATCGAATATTTAAAAAAATACATGCTCACAGAACAGGTGGAGGCCTTTGTCCTGGGAGATCCAAAACAAATGGATGGTTCCCCTTCCGATTCGGCACAGCATGTAAAGGGATTTGCCAAAACATTAAAAAAGACCTTTCCGGATATTCCTCAGCACTGGATTGATGAGCGATTTACCTCTAAACTTGCGCATCAAACGATCATGCAAAGCGGGTTAAAAAAGCAGGATCGAAGGGACAAAGAAAGAGTAGACACCATATCAGCAACCATAATTTTGCAATATTTTATGGAAAAACAACGTTTATGA